A stretch of Phragmites australis chromosome 12, lpPhrAust1.1, whole genome shotgun sequence DNA encodes these proteins:
- the LOC133886194 gene encoding uncharacterized protein LOC133886194 has translation MEKSRKPKSNLASHRRFEQMDMNKSSTSLNMSTSSLRIVREEIRKDDGAVVQGSRRATTVRFAAPPPPSSSLAASTKMHPRSVSQHQAMARPATASGGARPGSASGPRGRTSAGRLPESGPKVTRRSWGCTGGVDAKEQGSGDPVAVKIVAKTQARSSSVPRRLAPEEKDKPLPRTGSKIMTTSRMKANADSPPKPDMEGSRSPPNVATKAGDHKAPNSVSLNNMVKATPTGRTSVTTIGASWESLPTDLQSLGLEVMNHRDAAEAAAVEAMQEASAAEILLRCLSAFADLTSAAAEQSPQQTVDMFLVLHAAITSSTVAGNCDDKEHRHAADWLRAAVSTDLGPFSLYTPMRKFSRTASPAASLSPPSIRRAVPAGEAGVEVTWLDEVRRGLGEEMRAWFIGHVERLLDADVAGTLGQLKRVNDWLDDVGVGSESEAVERVRKKIYGYLLDHVESAVVALNGGVAPGRRK, from the exons ATGGAGAAATCCAGGAAACCAAAATCAAACTTGGCATCGCACAGGCGATTCGAGCAGATGGACATGAACAAGTCATCGACCTCGCTGAACATGTCGACGTCCTCTCTGAGGATCGTCCGTGAGGAGATCAGGAAGGACGACGGCGCTGTTGTCCAAGGGAGCAGAAGGGCGACCACGGTGAGGTTTGCTGCTCCTCCACCACCGTCGTCGTCATTGGCGGCGTCCACAAAGATGCATCCGCGTTCTGTGTCCCAGCACCAGGCAATGGCAAGACCTGCGACTGCAAGTGGAGGAGCACGCCCGGGTTCTGCCTCAGGGCCGAGGGGCAGGACATCTGCGGGGAGGTTACCGGAGTCGGGGCCCAAGGTGACGAGGAGGAGCTGGGGGTGCACAGGTGGCGTGGATGCGAAGGAGCAGGGGAGCGGTGATCCGGTGGCGGTGAAGATCGTGGCGAAGACTCAAGCCAGGAGCAGCTCG GTCCCAAGAAGATTGGCACCGGAGGAGAAAGATAAACCATTGCCAAGGACAGGCAGTAAGATCATGACCACCTCTAGGATGAAGGCGAACGCAGACTCACCTCCAAAACCGGACATGGAGGGAAGCAGAAGCCCCCCTAACGTTGCAACGAAGGCTGGTGATCACAAAGCTCCCAACAGCGTGTCACTGAACAACATGGTAAAGGCAACGCCTACAGGAAGAACATCAGTGACGACGATCGGCGCCTCCTGGGAGTCACTTCCAACGGATCTCCAGAGCCTGGGGCTG GAGGTCATGAATCACAGGGATGCTGCCGAGGCTGCTGCTGTTGAGGCCATGCAGGAGGCTTCTGCTGCAGAGATTTTGCTTCGATGTTTGAG TGCCTTTGCGGACTTGACCTCTGCCGCGGCTGAGCAGTCGCCGCAGCAGACCGTCGACATGTTCCTCGTCCTCCACGCGGCAATCACAAGCTCCACCGTCGCTGGGAACTGCGACGACAAGGAACACCGGCATGCCGCGGACTGGCTTCGCGCCGCGGTTTCCACTGACCTCGGCCCCTTCTCCCTCTACACGCCCATGAGGAAGTTCAGCCGCACGGCGTCGCCCGCCGCGTCCCTGTCACCGCCATCGATACGACGGGCGGTGCCGGCTGGAGAAGCCGGCGTGGAGGTGACATGGCTGGACGAGGTGCGGAGGGGGCTCGGGGAGGAGATGCGCGCGTGGTTTATTGGCCACGTGGAACGGCTGCTCGACGCGGACGTGGCCGGGACGCTGGGGCAGCTCAAGAGGGTGAACGACTGGCTGGACGACGTCGGCGTGGGGTCGGAGTCGGAGGCCGTCGAGCGGGTGAGGAAGAAGATCTACGGGTACCTTCTGGACCACGTCGAGTCGGCGGTGGTCGCGCTGAACGGTGGCGTTGCACCTGGTCGgagaaaataa